Part of the Clostridia bacterium genome is shown below.
TCATACCCTTCGCCGCGGAACATCTGGAAGGGTATATTGTCATCGGCCTTTCTGCCTGCTGTTTTCATGACCGTATCATAGAAATTCCTTTGCAGCCAATGTACGTGGCGGCGGAAACGGGTGCCGGTGCAGTGGAAGTTACCGGCTACGCCATCAGTGTGCGCCAAAACAATGATTATCAAGTGACGGTCAGCGGCCAGGTACAGGTTAGAACACCCTTGAGCAACGGGGAGTACTATTACTCGACCGTTAGGCTTTTTGAGACGGTGTATCACTGATTATCTCCCTTGCATCTCTGAACCGGCATTTGATAGCTTCCTCCGCTTGTCCTGTGGTTCATTTCTGTCTGAACTGCCATAGGATCCCTGGCAGCAGGTTTCCATGCAGGAGGTTCACCAGACATGCTCAGGATCGCCCTTTGTGAGGATGAGCAGCATCAGTTGGATTGGTTGCAAGCTGCCGTGACTGCTTGGGGAGAAAAAAGGAAAAAAGCAATTCACCTGGACGTTTTCAAAACGGCCAAGGACTTGTTGCGATCTTATCAGACGGCCGGACAGTATGATGTGGCGCTGCTGGATATCAATATGGAAGTGGGAATCAGCGGGATGGAAGCGGCTCAGGCAATTCGGGAATTAGATGAAGAAGTATTCATAATTTTCATTACCGCTAACAAGGACTATTTGACCAAGGGTTACGAAGTGGAAGCCTTTCGTTATCTGCTCAAGCCAATCCAGCAGGAGGGGTTGTTCTCGGCGCTTGATGCCGTAGCTGCCAAGCTTGAGGCCAAAGAACATGAGATAGTTTTAATTCCTGCCTTAGACGGCTACGCCAAGATGGCATTGCCGGATATCCTTTTTATAGAAAGTCGAGGGCATCTGATGGAAATCCATTGGGAAAATGGCGTGATGGAAATGCGAGAAACATTGTCCTCGATGGAACAAACCTTGGGTACACGAGGTTTTATACGGAGCCATCGCTGTTACTTAGTTAATCTCCGGCGCATCTTTCGTTTGAAGGAAGACCATTGTCTCTTGGACAATGGTCAACGGGTGCCGGTGAGCCGGAAACAGTATCCCGTTGTCAAGAAAGCATTTATGGATTGGGTGGCAAATGAGCGGTGACATGGGCTTGGGCAGCACTGGAGTTATTGGTTAATGGCCTGGAAATAGCCTTGT
Proteins encoded:
- a CDS encoding response regulator transcription factor, whose translation is MLRIALCEDEQHQLDWLQAAVTAWGEKRKKAIHLDVFKTAKDLLRSYQTAGQYDVALLDINMEVGISGMEAAQAIRELDEEVFIIFITANKDYLTKGYEVEAFRYLLKPIQQEGLFSALDAVAAKLEAKEHEIVLIPALDGYAKMALPDILFIESRGHLMEIHWENGVMEMRETLSSMEQTLGTRGFIRSHRCYLVNLRRIFRLKEDHCLLDNGQRVPVSRKQYPVVKKAFMDWVANER